One part of the Homo sapiens chromosome 19, GRCh38.p14 Primary Assembly genome encodes these proteins:
- the GPI gene encoding glucose-6-phosphate isomerase isoform 2 (isoform 2 is encoded by transcript variant 2): protein MAALTRDPQFQKLQQWYREHRSELNLRRLFDANKDRFNHFSLTLNTNHGHILVDYSKNLVTEDVMRMLVDLAKSRGVEAARERMFNGEKINYTEGRAVLHVALRNRSNTPILVDGKDVMPEVNKVLDKMKSFCQRVRSGDWKGYTGKTITDVINIGIGGSDLGPLMVTEALKPYSSGGPRVWYVSNIDGTHIAKTLAQLNPESSLFIIASKTFTTQETITNAETAKEWFLQAAKDPSAVAKHFVALSTNTTKVKEFGIDPQNMFEFWDWVGGRYSLWSAIGLSIALHVGFDNFEQLLSGAHWMDQHFRTTPLEKNAPVLLALLGIWYINCFGCETHAMLPYDQYLHRFAAYFQQGDMESNGKYITKSGTRVDHQTGPIVWGEPGTNGQHAFYQLIHQGTKMIPCDFLIPVQTQHPIRKGLHHKILLANFLAQTEALMRGKSTEEARKELQAAGKSPEDLERLLPHKVFEGNRPTNSIVFTKLTPFMLGALVAMYEHKIFVQGIIWDINSFDQWGVELGKQLAKKIEPELDGSAQVTSHDASTNGLINFIKQQREARVQ, encoded by the exons CTTGACCCTCAACACCAACCATGGGCATATCCTGGTGGATTACTCCAAGAACCTGGTGACGGAGGACGTGATGCGGATGCTGGTGGACTTG GCCAAGTCCAGGGGCGTGGAGGCCGCCCGGGAGCGGATGTTCAATGGTGAGAAGATCAACTACACCGAG GGTCGAGCCGTGCTGCACGTGGCTCTGCGGAACCGGTCAAACACACCCATCCTGGTAGACGGCAAGGATGTGATGCCAGAGGTCAACAAGGTTCTGGACAAGATGAAGTCTTTCTGCCAG CGTGTCCGGAGCGGTGACTGGAAGGGGTACACAGGCAAGACCATCACGGACGTCATCAACATTGGCATTGGCGGCTCCGACCTG GGACCCCTCATGGTGACTGAAGCCCTTAAGCCATACTCTTCAGGAGGTCCCCGCGTCTGGTATGTCTCCAACATTGATGGAACTCACATTGCCAAAACCCTGGCCCAGCTGAACCCCGAGTCCTCCCTGTTCATCATTGCCTCCAAG ACCTTTACTACCCAGGAGACCATCACGAATGCAGAGACGGCGAAGGAGTGGTTTCTCCAGGCGGCCAAGGAT CCTTCTGCAGTGGCGAAGCACTTTGTTGCCCTGTCTACTAACACA accaAAGTGAAGGAGTTTGGAATTGACCCTCAAAACATGTTCGAGTTCTGGGAT TGGGTGGGAGGACGCTACTCGCTGTGGTCGGCCATCGGACTCTCCATTGCCCTGCACGTGG GTTTTGACAACTTCGAGCAGCTGCTCTCGGGGGCTCACTGGATG GACCAGCACTTCCGCACGACGCCCCTGGAGAAGAACGCCCCCGTCTTGCTGGCCCTGCTGGGTATCTGGTACATCAACTGCTTTGGGTGTGAGACACACGCCATGCTGCCCTATGACCAGTACCTGCACCGCTTTGCTGCGTACTTCCAGCAG GGCGACATGGAGTCCAATGGGAAATACATCACCAAATCTGGAACCCGTGTGGACCACcagacaggccccattgtgtgggGGGAGCCAGGGACCAATGGCCAGCATGCTTTTTACCAGCTCATCCACCAAG GCACCAAGATGATACCCTGTGACTTCCTCATCCCGGTCCAGACCCAGCACCCCATACGGAAGGGTCTGCATCACAAG ATCCTCCTGGCCAACTTCTTGGCCCAGACAGAGGCCCTGATGAGGGGAAAATCGACGGAGGAGGCCCGAAAGGAGCTCCAGGCTGCGGGCAAGAGTCCAGAGGACCTTGAGAGGCTGCTGCCACATAAG GTCTTTGAAGGAAATCGCCCAACCAACTCTATTGTGTTCACCAAGCTCACACCATTCATGCTTGGAGCCTTGGTCG CCATGTATGAGCACAAGATCTTCGTTCAGGGCATCATCTGGGACATCAACAGCTTTGACCAGTGGGG AGTGGAGCTGGGAAAGCAGCTGGCTAAGAAAATAGAGCCTGAGCTTGATGGCAGTGCTCAAGTGACCTCTCACGACGCTTCTACCAATGGGCTCATCAACTTCATCAAGCAGCAGCGCGAGGCCAGAGTCCAATAA
- the GPI gene encoding glucose-6-phosphate isomerase isoform 5 (isoform 5 is encoded by transcript variant 7), which yields MAALTRDPQFQKLQQWYREHRSELNLRRLFDANKDRFNHFSLTLNTNHGHILVDYSKNLVTEDVMRMLVDLAKSRGVEAARERMFNGEKINYTEGRAVLHVALRNRSNTPILVDGKDVMPEVNKVLDKMKSFCQRVRSGDWKGYTGKTITDVINIGIGGSDLGPLMVTEALKPYSSGGPRVWYVSNIDGTHIAKTLAQLNPESSLFIIASKTFTTQETITNAETAKEWFLQAAKDPSAVAKHFVALSTNTTKVKEFGIDPQNMFEFWDWVGGRYSLWSAIGLSIALHVGFDNFEQLLSGAHWMDQHFRTTPLEKNAPVLLALLGIWYINCFGCETHAMLPYDQYLHRFAAYFQQGDMESNGKYITKSGTRVDHQTGPIVWGEPGTNGQHAFYQLIHQGTKMIPCDFLIPVQTQHPIRKGLHHKTEALMRGKSTEEARKELQAAGKSPEDLERLLPHKVFEGNRPTNSIVFTKLTPFMLGALVAMYEHKIFVQGIIWDINSFDQWGVELGKQLAKKIEPELDGSAQVTSHDASTNGLINFIKQQREARVQ from the exons CTTGACCCTCAACACCAACCATGGGCATATCCTGGTGGATTACTCCAAGAACCTGGTGACGGAGGACGTGATGCGGATGCTGGTGGACTTG GCCAAGTCCAGGGGCGTGGAGGCCGCCCGGGAGCGGATGTTCAATGGTGAGAAGATCAACTACACCGAG GGTCGAGCCGTGCTGCACGTGGCTCTGCGGAACCGGTCAAACACACCCATCCTGGTAGACGGCAAGGATGTGATGCCAGAGGTCAACAAGGTTCTGGACAAGATGAAGTCTTTCTGCCAG CGTGTCCGGAGCGGTGACTGGAAGGGGTACACAGGCAAGACCATCACGGACGTCATCAACATTGGCATTGGCGGCTCCGACCTG GGACCCCTCATGGTGACTGAAGCCCTTAAGCCATACTCTTCAGGAGGTCCCCGCGTCTGGTATGTCTCCAACATTGATGGAACTCACATTGCCAAAACCCTGGCCCAGCTGAACCCCGAGTCCTCCCTGTTCATCATTGCCTCCAAG ACCTTTACTACCCAGGAGACCATCACGAATGCAGAGACGGCGAAGGAGTGGTTTCTCCAGGCGGCCAAGGAT CCTTCTGCAGTGGCGAAGCACTTTGTTGCCCTGTCTACTAACACA accaAAGTGAAGGAGTTTGGAATTGACCCTCAAAACATGTTCGAGTTCTGGGAT TGGGTGGGAGGACGCTACTCGCTGTGGTCGGCCATCGGACTCTCCATTGCCCTGCACGTGG GTTTTGACAACTTCGAGCAGCTGCTCTCGGGGGCTCACTGGATG GACCAGCACTTCCGCACGACGCCCCTGGAGAAGAACGCCCCCGTCTTGCTGGCCCTGCTGGGTATCTGGTACATCAACTGCTTTGGGTGTGAGACACACGCCATGCTGCCCTATGACCAGTACCTGCACCGCTTTGCTGCGTACTTCCAGCAG GGCGACATGGAGTCCAATGGGAAATACATCACCAAATCTGGAACCCGTGTGGACCACcagacaggccccattgtgtgggGGGAGCCAGGGACCAATGGCCAGCATGCTTTTTACCAGCTCATCCACCAAG GCACCAAGATGATACCCTGTGACTTCCTCATCCCGGTCCAGACCCAGCACCCCATACGGAAGGGTCTGCATCACAAG ACAGAGGCCCTGATGAGGGGAAAATCGACGGAGGAGGCCCGAAAGGAGCTCCAGGCTGCGGGCAAGAGTCCAGAGGACCTTGAGAGGCTGCTGCCACATAAG GTCTTTGAAGGAAATCGCCCAACCAACTCTATTGTGTTCACCAAGCTCACACCATTCATGCTTGGAGCCTTGGTCG CCATGTATGAGCACAAGATCTTCGTTCAGGGCATCATCTGGGACATCAACAGCTTTGACCAGTGGGG AGTGGAGCTGGGAAAGCAGCTGGCTAAGAAAATAGAGCCTGAGCTTGATGGCAGTGCTCAAGTGACCTCTCACGACGCTTCTACCAATGGGCTCATCAACTTCATCAAGCAGCAGCGCGAGGCCAGAGTCCAATAA
- the GPI gene encoding glucose-6-phosphate isomerase isoform 4 (isoform 4 is encoded by transcript variant 4), protein MAALTRDPQFQKLQQWYREHRSELNLRRLFDANKDRFNHFSLTLNTNHGHILVDYSKNLVTEDVMRMLVDLAKSRGVEAARERMFNGEKINYTEGRAVLHVALRNRSNTPILVDGKDVMPEVNKVLDKMKSFCQGPLMVTEALKPYSSGGPRVWYVSNIDGTHIAKTLAQLNPESSLFIIASKTFTTQETITNAETAKEWFLQAAKDPSAVAKHFVALSTNTTKVKEFGIDPQNMFEFWDWVGGRYSLWSAIGLSIALHVGFDNFEQLLSGAHWMDQHFRTTPLEKNAPVLLALLGIWYINCFGCETHAMLPYDQYLHRFAAYFQQGDMESNGKYITKSGTRVDHQTGPIVWGEPGTNGQHAFYQLIHQGTKMIPCDFLIPVQTQHPIRKGLHHKILLANFLAQTEALMRGKSTEEARKELQAAGKSPEDLERLLPHKVFEGNRPTNSIVFTKLTPFMLGALVAMYEHKIFVQGIIWDINSFDQWGVELGKQLAKKIEPELDGSAQVTSHDASTNGLINFIKQQREARVQ, encoded by the exons CTTGACCCTCAACACCAACCATGGGCATATCCTGGTGGATTACTCCAAGAACCTGGTGACGGAGGACGTGATGCGGATGCTGGTGGACTTG GCCAAGTCCAGGGGCGTGGAGGCCGCCCGGGAGCGGATGTTCAATGGTGAGAAGATCAACTACACCGAG GGTCGAGCCGTGCTGCACGTGGCTCTGCGGAACCGGTCAAACACACCCATCCTGGTAGACGGCAAGGATGTGATGCCAGAGGTCAACAAGGTTCTGGACAAGATGAAGTCTTTCTGCCAG GGACCCCTCATGGTGACTGAAGCCCTTAAGCCATACTCTTCAGGAGGTCCCCGCGTCTGGTATGTCTCCAACATTGATGGAACTCACATTGCCAAAACCCTGGCCCAGCTGAACCCCGAGTCCTCCCTGTTCATCATTGCCTCCAAG ACCTTTACTACCCAGGAGACCATCACGAATGCAGAGACGGCGAAGGAGTGGTTTCTCCAGGCGGCCAAGGAT CCTTCTGCAGTGGCGAAGCACTTTGTTGCCCTGTCTACTAACACA accaAAGTGAAGGAGTTTGGAATTGACCCTCAAAACATGTTCGAGTTCTGGGAT TGGGTGGGAGGACGCTACTCGCTGTGGTCGGCCATCGGACTCTCCATTGCCCTGCACGTGG GTTTTGACAACTTCGAGCAGCTGCTCTCGGGGGCTCACTGGATG GACCAGCACTTCCGCACGACGCCCCTGGAGAAGAACGCCCCCGTCTTGCTGGCCCTGCTGGGTATCTGGTACATCAACTGCTTTGGGTGTGAGACACACGCCATGCTGCCCTATGACCAGTACCTGCACCGCTTTGCTGCGTACTTCCAGCAG GGCGACATGGAGTCCAATGGGAAATACATCACCAAATCTGGAACCCGTGTGGACCACcagacaggccccattgtgtgggGGGAGCCAGGGACCAATGGCCAGCATGCTTTTTACCAGCTCATCCACCAAG GCACCAAGATGATACCCTGTGACTTCCTCATCCCGGTCCAGACCCAGCACCCCATACGGAAGGGTCTGCATCACAAG ATCCTCCTGGCCAACTTCTTGGCCCAGACAGAGGCCCTGATGAGGGGAAAATCGACGGAGGAGGCCCGAAAGGAGCTCCAGGCTGCGGGCAAGAGTCCAGAGGACCTTGAGAGGCTGCTGCCACATAAG GTCTTTGAAGGAAATCGCCCAACCAACTCTATTGTGTTCACCAAGCTCACACCATTCATGCTTGGAGCCTTGGTCG CCATGTATGAGCACAAGATCTTCGTTCAGGGCATCATCTGGGACATCAACAGCTTTGACCAGTGGGG AGTGGAGCTGGGAAAGCAGCTGGCTAAGAAAATAGAGCCTGAGCTTGATGGCAGTGCTCAAGTGACCTCTCACGACGCTTCTACCAATGGGCTCATCAACTTCATCAAGCAGCAGCGCGAGGCCAGAGTCCAATAA